The genomic DNA GAACAAAGCACGACCCATGCTTCGCATGGGTGCCCCGGGCGCGACAAAAGCGAGGAGTGAGGCGTATTTTAAGCATACGCCGCAACGACCTGTCTGCGTGCAACGCACAGGCAGGCAACGAAGGTATGCGAAGTTATGACGCTATGTATAGTTTATGCTAATTCATAAGGAAAGGCAACCAATCTATGAGATCTATGAGATTGTTTTTCCTATATTGTTTTTTACTGTTTTGCCTTGCTTTTCAGGTTAGGTTTTGGTAAAAGGCAAAAAAGGAAAGTGAATAAGAACTTGTTAGGTATTTAGAGTTAAAATGGAAGGATATTTATGGTCATTCTCGGCTCTTGTAAGTGTTGTCGTGGTCGTGTTAGCCATGAAGCTAAATCTTGTCCCCATTGCGGACAGCCAAATCCAGTCACGAATCCCTGTGGAGACTCATTGCAAAATATTATATCGTCCATACAAGCAGGCGATACTGTAAATGCCTGCAAATTGGTTAGGAATGCAACTGGCTGGTCGTTACTAGAGGCGAAGCAATTTGTGGACTCATTGTGTGTGTGAGGTAAAATTATTTAGGGGAAAATAGGGACATTGACCATTAAAAGACAATGAAAGCCTAACCATTCACTTAGAAATCCCACAACCTCTGCTCTATCGCTTTTAACAGCCTCTTCAGTGTTTCTGTCTGGAAAGCAGATATTGAAACAGCGTCAAATCTCCTGCAAAGATTTTTTAAAACTTCTTTGTCAACCTTATCCTCTTTATTAAAAACCAGAATGCTGGGGATATTATCAAGTCCTACATCTTTAAGGATTTTATGGACAGAGTCAATCCTTTTTTCAAAATTCGGACTGCTCACATCAACAAGATGGACAAGCAAATCAGCATCCTTCATCTCTTCAAGTGTCGCCTTGAATGCAGTCAATAAATCCTCTGGCAAATCTCTTATAAAGCCGACTGTATCTGTGATTATTGCATCCCTCTCTCTTGGAAACCGCAGTCTCCTTGAGGCTGTATCAAGGGTCGCAAACAAAAGATTTTCAGTAAATGTCTCGCTCTTTGTAAGCGCATTTAAAAGCGTTGACTTGCCTGCATTTGTATAGCCGACAATGGATATAATCGGTATGCCTGTTTCTGCCCTGCGCCTTCTCCTTTCATACCTGCCTTTGCTTAATATTTTTAACTGTTTTTCAAGATGTGTAATCCTGTCCTGCACCCTGCGTCTGTCATTCTCAAGTTTTGTCTCGCCGGGGCCCCTTCCGCCAATGCCCCCTTCAAGCCTTGATAATGCTGTTCCCTTGCCTGTTAATTTAGGCAATAAATATTTCAACTGCGCAAGTTCAACCTGCACCTTGCCGTCCCTTGAGTGCGCGCGGTTTGCAAAAATATCAAGAATCAACTGCGTCCTGTCAATTACCTTTAATTCTGTGATTTCTCCAATCTCCCTAACCTGTGTCGGCGTCAGTTCCTGATTGAATATGAGCAAACCTGCCTCATTCTGCAGCGCCTTTACAATGAGTTCCTTGATTTTCCCCTTGCCCAAAAGATATTTTGGATTGATTTCTTTCGGCCTCTGGATGATTGTGTCAAGCACAGAGATATTGTCTGTCCTTGCAAGTTCCTTTAATTCCTCAATGGATTCTCCCTGTGTTTCTTTATCCTCTTTTGAAACGCTTACAAGTATTGCCCGCTCCCTTTTATCATTCACATCCCTTGTAATCGCCCTGCCCATCTCATCCTCAATCGCAGAGATGCGCTCATTAAACTGCATTTCAAATCTATGAAACTGCATCGCAGGATGGATTTCATAAGGTTTTGCATCCAGGTTAAAAGGCAATAAGTGGGCAAGATAAATATTCCCCGGAAGTCCGTTTTCCAAAACCTCGATTGCAGCCATAATATCCAGCCTTAAAATGGCAAGGTCAGTTAAGTCATCCTGAGAAAGAGGTTCATTTTTTAAGTGCGTGTGAATGCACCTGACGCCGCGAAGCCGCTTTCTTCCAAGAGGATATTTTTCAAGGACAGGGATAACAATCTCTTTTTCATCGCCGACAATCACATATTCCACAAACCCCTGCCTGTTTACAATAAGACCGATTTGGCGGTTTATCTCTCGGGATATCTCTGTAATATATCGGGCGAGTTCAGGTGTGATGAGTTGAGATGCAGGAATTCTGCGGTTATAAATCCTCTGAATCCTTTTTATCTCATTTGCCTTAAGTCCGTTTGTATTGCCGTGTATGATTGGGATGTTGTTGCTCCTTTATGGTTAGTTCACGCTGAAAAATGCCACGTTCTATGACTTTGTCATGGCGCCCTGTTTGCTGTAATTTTAGTTAATCATCAGGAATGAGGCTGCATAGCAAGGCTGGAAACATCTATAAGTAATTCTATTTTACAGGTTTCTCTGGGAGCCAATTTTAATTCCCATGAAGGCAGCCAGCAGAGTCCCTGAAAGTTTTTTTCAAAACCTGCCTCTGATAAAGATACGGTTTCAACAGGATATATATATAGATTGGCAGTAGGTTTAAACTGCATCTTAAACTTTAAGCCTAACCAGTCCTCTTGAAGTTCGAACTCTTCCATCATGCCTAAATTTTGCTGCTTCATTCCAAAACCAATAAGGATGTTCCATTCTGATAAGAATACTGTATGTAAAGGGAGGGTATCCAGATTGGTTATCTGATAGACAATCTTTATGGATGATTTTTGAGCAGGACAAATCTTTTTTTGGAGTCCAACATGCTTACTAGATACCATGCCATTATAATACAACAGCACATCTGAGTTATCTCTGTTAATCTTGTATGTATAGTCTGCATCAACAAAACTTCCGCAATCCATATAGTTTCCTGATAGAAAGGCATCTATGGGTGTATCAGGTGCTGCAAAATGGTCAACGAGGGAGCGCCTCTCATAGGTATCATAGATAAGTGCCTTTTCCAGACCTGTCTCTTTTGATGCAAAGGGTCCATGAATACTTTTTGCCACGCCTTGTCCTGTTTTTGTTTCAAGAGGTCTGATTTTATTGTGATACCCTTCATATCGTCTTGTAAGGACATTCGTCAGATTATAGGGAACTGGTTTAAAGTCCAGTTCCTGAACTACCCCGCCATTATGTGGTTTCAGGTAGATATTAAAGTCAGGGGTCTTGATAAGTATCTCCTTCTTGTCATCAGCATCAAGATCATCTACCTCGACTCTCGTCCCTTGATAATCGCCCGCTTCTTCTAAAAGATTTTCTGCTATAATAAGTGGCGAGCTGTAATCTGTGAACTGTGAGCTGCTAACTGCTTACTTACCATCAGCATCCTCTTATGCATCCAGTTTGCCTCACTGTATTTTGCCATAAAGTTACGCCACATTCCGCCCTGAAGAAATCTCTTTATCCTTTCACCGTCCTGCCATGTCTTTATATCATTTACCAGATTTGTGTATTCAAATGATGCCTCTGCGGGCAGCGCCCATTCACCCATTTCCATATATGAAGTTGTTGGGAGATAAACTCTGCCGCATGGATTATTGCCTGCAATGTATTCAGAAAATGTTATAGGTTTTATCCACTCAAGATTAGATGTTAATACCTCTGAAAACCTTTCAAGCCATCTATCAATATAAACCCACTTATGAGTATCGGGCCATGCACCAAATTTCTCGCCGTCATCAGCAAACACAGTAAGTGGTGAGTGGTGAGTAGTGAGTGGTGATTTCTGTTCCAATTCATTCAGGTGTTCAATGAATTTTTCAGGTGACTCAAAGGGCATAAGATAACGTAGCCTTTCACTGCCGGGAAACACCTTTAAAGGATACCCCATTTCCTCTGTTAAGTAATACCCTGACAGATTTTCTTTCTTAAGTCCTGCCTTTACAAAGTGATAGTCATCAACAACAACATATTCAACACCTGCTTTATGTAAAGATTTAGGCAGGCGTGGTTCCCATACCCTCTCTGTAAGCCAGATACCCCGCGGTCTAACCCCAAAGGATTCATGTAATTTATCTGACATCAGTTTTATCTGCCCAATCCTGTCCCCTTCAGGAATAGCAATAAGAACAGGCTCATAATATCCACCTCCCAGCATCTCAACCTGTCCCCGTTCAATCATTGTGCCAAGAAGTTCAATATATTCTTTATGGTTCTCCATAAGATAATCCAGAAGATACCCTGATATATGGAGAGATAATTTTATGGATGGGTAGTTTGAAAGTATCTTAAGAAAGGGCAGATATGAATTTTTGTAGGCATCTTCAATTACAAAACCAAAATTACCTACAGGCTGGTGATTGTGTATGCAGAAGATAAAGTTTGTCAATGTCTTTTTTCCAAATCTCTTTCCAAATCTCTTTCTTGCCAAATCCGTTGATAATCTATATCATATATCCACATGGATAAGCAAACATTAGAGGCGTTGGAATACAATAAGATTATTGAAAGGTTGTCTTCCCTTGCCATAACATCCTGCGGTAAATCTCTGTGCAACTCTATCAAACCTTCTACAGCACTGCAGGATATAAATAATGCACTCCTGGATACCTTTGAGATGCAGGAGATTCTAAAGATTCACGGGGAATTGCCGCTTTCATGGATAATTGATGTAAGACCACATCTGAAGAAATTATCAGTTGAAAATGCCTATCTCCTTCCCGAAGAATTTTTACAACTCAAATCTACCTTTACCGCAATCCATTATATAAGAGATTTTTTTCCGCCCATATCTAAAAAATATCCAAGAATATCTTTGAAGGCTTCAAATCTGTGTATATACAATCAACTTTTGGAAGGGGTAACAAAGACCTTTGATGAAAAGGGCTGTATAAAAGATAGTGCCTCCCCTGAACTTTCATGGATAAGAAAAGAAATTCTTGAGGTAAGAAACAGGGCAAGAAATATATTAAACGAACTCTTAAGAAGGCAGGATTTGAGACCCGCGTTTCAGGATGATTTTATAACCATAAGGGACGACAGGTTCTGTCTTGCACTAAAGTCGGATTTTAAGGGCAAGATGAAGGGCATAATCCACAGTGAATCCGGAAGCGGTGAAACATACTTTATAGAACCATTTGAAACAGTAGAACTCAATAATCAACTCACCATACTTGCAAAAGACGAAAGAGATGAGGAGATAAAAATATTAAAAAAACTGTCAATCGTTGTAATGGAAAGAAGGGATGACATTACAAAGGATATTATCCTCCTTGCAGAGATAGACATGATATATGCAAAGGCAAAATTCGGCATTATGCTGAATTCAATAAAGCCTGAGGTTTGTAATGGCGGCGATGTGCATATAATAGATGCAAGGCATCCGCTTCTTGCATTAAAAGGCAGTGTTGTGCCTGTTGATATGTGTCTTAAATACGATAAGAAAGTCTTTGTAATATCAGGTGCAAATACAGGGGGCAAGACAGTTGCTTTAAAGACTATTGGACTTCTGACACTTATGGCTCAGTCAGGTTTTACAATACCAGCGGTAGAGGGGAGCAAGATAAATATATTTGATAATGTAATTGCAGACATTGGCGACAGGCAGGACATACAGTTAAACCTTTCCACATTTTCAGGTCATCTAAAAAGGCTTGGAGAAATCATGGGCACTGCTGGAGAAAATACCCTTGTGCTTATAGATGAAATCTGCGACGGCACAGACCCTGTAGAGGCAGGGGCATTAAGTCTTGCAATGCTTGAAAGGCTTGAATTCCTTGGTGCAGTAACAGTTGTAACAACACATCTAAACACCCTCAAGTCCTTTGCATACACAAATGACTTTGCTGAAAATATATCTGTAGAATTTAATGAAGTAACCTTAAAACCCACTTATAAACTGATTTACGGTATACCGGGTCAAAGCTGCGCTATAACCATTGCAGAGAAATGGGGTATAGAAAGGGATGTCATAAAAAAGGCAAAGGAGTATCTTAAAGGCACAGAGGGCGCAGGCATTGAATTTATAAAGACACTTGAATATGAAAAAAAACTCCTGATGGATGAAAGGTTGAAATTAGAAGAATTGAGCAGAGAAACTCTGCAAATAAATGAGAGAAGGAAGAAGGCAGTAAACAGATTTGATGAGGAAAGGCATGAACTTATTGAGAGGGAAAGGAAAAAGGCAGAGGAGATTATAAGGCTCGCAGAAGGGGAATTAAAAAAGATAATTGAAGAAATAAGGGCTCATGGGTTCAAGGACTCAAGGGTGCGAAGAGAGGCATTGGAAGAAATAAAAACCAAAACACTTGAGGCACTGAAAACAGAGAAAAGGAAGCCATCTTATACTCCAAAGGTTGGCGATGTCGTAAATATTATGGGCAGGCAGAATAAGGGGCGGATTATAGATATAGATGAGGATGCGGGGCAGGCAGAGGTTTTGATAGGCAGTATTAAGGTTAGGATGTCGTTTGAGAGTATTGAGTTTGCTGAAAAAAGGCATGGGGAAATAGCAGGTGATAAGTTATTTTCAGCCTTTACAATTCAGCCTTCAGCCTCATTGTCGGATGTTTCCCGTGAGATAAACATCATAGGCTTAACAATTGATGATGCCATGCCAAAGGTTGATAAATTTATAGACAACGCCTTGCTCAGCAGTATGACAAGTGTTGTGATTATACACGGCGC from Deltaproteobacteria bacterium includes the following:
- a CDS encoding DUF1925 domain-containing protein; the protein is MARKRFGKRFGKKTLTNFIFCIHNHQPVGNFGFVIEDAYKNSYLPFLKILSNYPSIKLSLHISGYLLDYLMENHKEYIELLGTMIERGQVEMLGGGYYEPVLIAIPEGDRIGQIKLMSDKLHESFGVRPRGIWLTERVWEPRLPKSLHKAGVEYVVVDDYHFVKAGLKKENLSGYYLTEEMGYPLKVFPGSERLRYLMPFESPEKFIEHLNELEQKSPLTTHHSPLTVFADDGEKFGAWPDTHKWVYIDRWLERFSEVLTSNLEWIKPITFSEYIAGNNPCGRVYLPTTSYMEMGEWALPAEASFEYTNLVNDIKTWQDGERIKRFLQGGMWRNFMAKYSEANWMHKRMLMVSKQLAAHSSQITARHLL
- a CDS encoding endonuclease MutS2 translates to MDKQTLEALEYNKIIERLSSLAITSCGKSLCNSIKPSTALQDINNALLDTFEMQEILKIHGELPLSWIIDVRPHLKKLSVENAYLLPEEFLQLKSTFTAIHYIRDFFPPISKKYPRISLKASNLCIYNQLLEGVTKTFDEKGCIKDSASPELSWIRKEILEVRNRARNILNELLRRQDLRPAFQDDFITIRDDRFCLALKSDFKGKMKGIIHSESGSGETYFIEPFETVELNNQLTILAKDERDEEIKILKKLSIVVMERRDDITKDIILLAEIDMIYAKAKFGIMLNSIKPEVCNGGDVHIIDARHPLLALKGSVVPVDMCLKYDKKVFVISGANTGGKTVALKTIGLLTLMAQSGFTIPAVEGSKINIFDNVIADIGDRQDIQLNLSTFSGHLKRLGEIMGTAGENTLVLIDEICDGTDPVEAGALSLAMLERLEFLGAVTVVTTHLNTLKSFAYTNDFAENISVEFNEVTLKPTYKLIYGIPGQSCAITIAEKWGIERDVIKKAKEYLKGTEGAGIEFIKTLEYEKKLLMDERLKLEELSRETLQINERRKKAVNRFDEERHELIERERKKAEEIIRLAEGELKKIIEEIRAHGFKDSRVRREALEEIKTKTLEALKTEKRKPSYTPKVGDVVNIMGRQNKGRIIDIDEDAGQAEVLIGSIKVRMSFESIEFAEKRHGEIAGDKLFSAFTIQPSASLSDVSREINIIGLTIDDAMPKVDKFIDNALLSSMTSVVIIHGAGTGRLRNAVHEYLKNHKAVKGFHYADIKQGGSGATVVEL
- the hflX gene encoding GTPase HflX, with protein sequence MIHGNTNGLKANEIKRIQRIYNRRIPASQLITPELARYITEISREINRQIGLIVNRQGFVEYVIVGDEKEIVIPVLEKYPLGRKRLRGVRCIHTHLKNEPLSQDDLTDLAILRLDIMAAIEVLENGLPGNIYLAHLLPFNLDAKPYEIHPAMQFHRFEMQFNERISAIEDEMGRAITRDVNDKRERAILVSVSKEDKETQGESIEELKELARTDNISVLDTIIQRPKEINPKYLLGKGKIKELIVKALQNEAGLLIFNQELTPTQVREIGEITELKVIDRTQLILDIFANRAHSRDGKVQVELAQLKYLLPKLTGKGTALSRLEGGIGGRGPGETKLENDRRRVQDRITHLEKQLKILSKGRYERRRRRAETGIPIISIVGYTNAGKSTLLNALTKSETFTENLLFATLDTASRRLRFPRERDAIITDTVGFIRDLPEDLLTAFKATLEEMKDADLLVHLVDVSSPNFEKRIDSVHKILKDVGLDNIPSILVFNKEDKVDKEVLKNLCRRFDAVSISAFQTETLKRLLKAIEQRLWDF
- a CDS encoding DUF1926 domain-containing protein, producing MIAENLLEEAGDYQGTRVEVDDLDADDKKEILIKTPDFNIYLKPHNGGVVQELDFKPVPYNLTNVLTRRYEGYHNKIRPLETKTGQGVAKSIHGPFASKETGLEKALIYDTYERRSLVDHFAAPDTPIDAFLSGNYMDCGSFVDADYTYKINRDNSDVLLYYNGMVSSKHVGLQKKICPAQKSSIKIVYQITNLDTLPLHTVFLSEWNILIGFGMKQQNLGMMEEFELQEDWLGLKFKMQFKPTANLYIYPVETVSLSEAGFEKNFQGLCWLPSWELKLAPRETCKIELLIDVSSLAMQPHS